TGAGCCGAATCCGTCCACACCGGAATTGTGCTGTGAACTGCAAGAACAGCCCTCGGCTAACAATTTCACAGGACCTACTACTACTGCTTATCTCTCTATAGAGTTCTTGTAAGAAGTAGGTATGTGGAACGGCGAGCCTGCTTGACCGGGTTACAGGAGTCCGTGTGTCCGCTGTCGGTGGGAGCGGTTACTCTCATGGAGATGATCCGGCGGACCCCGTCGGACGCCAGGAAAATCCGCTGCAACCGCTGCGAACAGACCAACCGTCCAGATACCGGCTCCCGGTATCCGCCCCGTTTGAAAGAGGTCACCGATGGAGATCACGGATCCGACGTTCCGCGTCACCCGCGAGGACTTCGCCGATTCGGTGGCCTGGGTGGCGCGCACCCTGCCCTCACGACCGTCGGTTCCGATTCTCGGCGGGGTACTCCTCGAGGCGGATTCTGGTCTGACGATCTCCGGTTTCGACTACGAGACCTCCGCCCAGGTCTCCGTCCCGGCCGAGGTCTCCGAACCCGGGAGCACCCTGGTGTCCGGTCGGTTGTTGGCCGACATCGCTCGCGCTCTCCCGGACCGCCCGGTCGAGGTCACGGTCAGCGCCCAGAAGATGTACATCAACTGCGGCACCGCCAAGTTCACCCTGCCGACCATGCCCGTCGAGGACTATCCGCAACTGCCCGCCATGCCCGGGGTCACCGGATCGGCCGCGGTCGACGCGTTCTCCGAGGCAGTGGCCCAGGTCGCGGTGGCGGCCGGCAAGGACGACACGCTCCCGATGCTCACCGGCATCCGGATGGAGATCGAGGGCCCCCGCGTCACGCTCATCGCCACCGACCGGTTCCGTCTGGCCATCCGGGATCTCGAATGGGAGCCCGCTCGCGAGGACGTGGCGGTCGAGGTTCTCATCCCGGCCAAGACTCTCTCCGAGGTGACCCGGTCGGCGGGCCAGGGCGGGCGCGTCGACCTGAGCCTGGGCGCGGGCGCCGAGGTGGGGGCGGACGGCATCATGGGCGTTCTCGTCTCCGGGCAGCGCACCACGACGCGTCTCCTCGACGCCGAGTTCCCCAAGGTTCGCCAGCTCCTGCCCACCCAGCACACGTCGATGGCCCTCGTACAGGTCGACTCGCTGGTGCAGGCCATCAAGCGTGTCGCGCTGGTCGCAGACCGGGGGGTCCAGGTCCGGATGACCTTCTCCGAGGGCGAGTTGGCGCTCTCCGCGGGCGGCGACGACGCGGCCCAGGCCTCGGAGACCCTCCCGGTGGAGTTCCTCGGAGAACCGTTGACCATCGCGTTCAACCCGGGCTATCTGCTGGACGGCCTGGGAAGCATGCACTCGGCCCGCGTGGCGTTCGGGTTCACGCAGGCCAGCCGACCAGCGGTCCTGCGTCCGGCCCCCGAGACGCTGCCCTCCGCGGACGCCGACGGTGCCATCGCTCCCGTCGACTCGAACCACACCTACCTGCTCATGCCGGTCCGCCTGCCGGGCTGATCCTGATCCCCCGAAGCCGTCCGGCATGCACCTGCGTCACCTGAGGCTCCTGGATTTCCGATCCTGGCCACTGCTCGAGCTGGAGCTGGAGCCCGGGGTCACCACTTTGGTGGGGCGCAACGGACACGGGAAGACCAACGTCCTCGAAGCCGTCGGTGTGCTCTCGACGCTGAGGTCCCACCGGGTCGCCACAGAGGCACCGATGATCCGCTCGGGCACCGAGACGGCGTTGATCGCGGCGCTCGCGCACAACGCGGGTCGCGAACTCACCGTGGAACTGGCTCTCAACTCGGGTAAGGCCAATCGGGCGCGGCTCAACACCTCGCCCTGCCGCCGACTCGGCGACATCCTCGGAGTGGTCCAGTCCGTGCTCTTCGCACCCGAGGACCTCGCACTGGTCCGGGGGGAGCCGGCCGAGCGGCGCAGACTCCTCGATGAACTCCTGGTCCAACGCCGACCCGCACATGGGGGAGACCTCGCCGAGTACTCGTCGGTTCTCCGCCAGCGATCGGCGTTGCTCAAGTCCGCCTCCGGTGCGCTCCGGCGCGGCAGGGGAGGAGACGCGGGGGCGGCCCTGGACACGCTCGATGTGTGGGACGGCCGCCTCGCTCAACTCGGGGCGCGGATCGTGGCGGGACGGATCGGACTGCTGGAAGAGTTGCGACCTCTCGTCGTGGACGCCTATCGGGGTCTGGCACCCGAGTCCCGGCCGGCGGGACTCGCGTATCGGTTCCGGGTCGCCGCTCCGCCGGAGGAGTCCGAACTGACCGACTCGGAACTCGTCGAGGCGGTTCTGCTCGCGGAGCTCGGGAGACGCCGACAGGACGAGATCGACAGGGGGATGTCCCTCGTCGGGCCGCACCGGGACGACGTGTTCCTGACGCTCGGCGACGAACCCGCCAAGGGGTTCGCGAGCCACGGCGAGACATGGTCGTTCGCCTTGGCCCTGCGCCTCGGATCACTCGAGTTGTTCCGTGCCGACGGGATCGAACCGGTCCTGCTGCTGGACGATGTGTTCGCCGAACTCGACCGTCACCGCCGTGCCGCACTGGCCGAGGCGGCGGTGGGTGTCGAACAGGTACTGGTGACCGCCGCGGTGGGTGAGGATGTCCCCGACGGGTTGCGCGGGGTCCGTCATGACGTGGTGATGACCGGGCAGGGTGTGGGTCGTCACTCGGGCATGACGGTGTCGCGCGGTACCTCCGGTCGTGACGACGGTGTTTCCAGCGGCGATGGTCGCGACGGCGACGGGATCGGCGACGATGTTATGGACGACGGCGGGAACGCGGTGCCGGACAGCGAGGTTGAGACGTGACCGACGACCAGAGGCGGGATCCCATAACACCGTCTGACAAGCCGCAACGTGGTTATGACATCGCGAGGCAAGCTCTCGAGGAGGCACGTTCTCGGGCCCGCGCGGACGGCAAACAGGTCGGTCGTGGACGAACGGGACCGGTGGGGAGCGCGAAGCGGCTCCGCAAGCGTGGCTGGACCGGTTCGGGTGCCGACCCCTGGGATCCACAACCCCTCGGCCGACTCGTGGGCCAGGTGGCCAAGAGGCGGGGCTGGGACGACAAGGTCACCACCGGACGGCTGTTCGCGGAATGGGACCGCATCGTCGGCGAGGACATGTCCGCGCACGCCACTCCCGAGAGACTCGAGGAGGGCGTCCTCTACGTCCGGGCCTCCAGCACCGCCTGGGCCACCCAACTTCGGCTCGTGGCGGCCGACATCCTCCGCAAGATCGCCGCGGCGATGGGACCGGGTCACGTCCGGCGCCTGAAGATCGAGGGGCCGGAGAAACCCAGTTGGCGAAAGGGTCCGCTGCACGTGTCCGGGCGGGGACCACGGGACACGTACGGCTGAGGTGTGGGGCCACCGGGCGGCCATCGGACCGGTCCTGGCGAGCCCACGGGCCGCGCGCGGGTTGTCGCAGGTAGACTGGGCCGGTCCCAGACCCCCGAGACGCGAGGAGTTCGCACGTGGCGGACGCCAAGAGCAAGGCCAGCAAGAAGGGCTCGAACGACTACGGTGCGTCGTCGATCACCGTTCTCGAAGGACTCGAGGCCGTACGGCTGCGTCCGGGTATGTACATCGGCTCCACCGGCCCTCGCGGTCTGCACCACCTGATCTGGGAGGTGGTGGACAACTCGATCGACGAGGCCATGGCCGGCCACGCGACCGGTGTCAAGGTCACATTGTTGGAGGACGGCGGCGTCGAGGTGATCGACGACGGTCGCGGTATCCCCGTCGAGATGCATGAGTCGGGCATGCCGACCGTGCAGGTCGTCATGACCCAGCTGCACGCGGGTGGCAAGTTCGACTCCGACTCCTACGCGGTGTCCGGCGGTCTCCACGGCGTGGGCATCTCCGTGGTCAACGCGTTGTCGACGCGGGTCGAGGTTCAGATCAAGCGCGACGGACGTCTGTGGCAGCAGGACTTCGACATGGCCGTTCCCAAGGAGTTGGTGGACGCCGGCCCCGCGGAGGGGACAGGCACCCGCGTCCGGTTCTGGGCGGATCCGTCGATCTTCGAGTCCACCGAGTACGAGTTCGACGTGGTGGCGCGTCGTCTCCAGGAGATGGCGTTCCTCAACAAGGGTCTGACCATCACGCTGACCGATCGGCGCTCCCGCGCGGAGCAGGCCGCGGAGCTCGACGCGATCGCGGACAGTGAGGGTCGCGGATCCGATTCGGCGCCCGGCTCCGACGAGGGGTCGGACATCGAGCACGCGGTGGATGCGGAGAGGGCCTTCGTCGAGGGCGCTGTCGAGACCACCGAGCCCGCCGCGCCGGTCAAGGTCCGCGAACGCAAGCGCACCTTCCACTACCCGGACGGCCTCAAGGACTACGTCACCGCGATCAACAAGTCCAAGACCGCGATCCACCAGACCATCCTCTACTTCGAGGGCAAGGGCACGGGCCACGAGGTCGAGGTCGCGATGCAGTGGAACTCCGGCTACTCGGAGTCCGTCCACACCTTTGCCAACACCATCAACACCCACGAGGGCGGCACCCACGAGGAGGGCTTCCGTGCGGCGTTGACCCTGTTGGTCAACAAGTACGCCCGCGACAAGAAGCTGCTGAAGGAGAAGGACCCCAACCTCACGGGGGACGACATCCGCGAGGGTCTCGCGGCAGTGATCTCGGCCAAGATCTCGGACCCACAGTTCGAGGGTCAGACCAAGACGAAGCTGGGCAACACCGAGGTCAAGGGCTTCATACAGCGTCAGGTATCCGAGCACGTCGGTCACTGGTTCGAGGCCAACCCTGCCGAGGCCAGGGTGATCATCAACAAGGGCATCGCCTCGAGCCAGGCCCGTGTCGCCGCGCGCAAGGCCCGCGAGATGGTCCGCCGTAAGTCGGCGACCGATATCGGCGGGCTCCCCGGAAAGCTGGCCGACTGCCGCTCCAAGGACCCGGCCAAGTCCGAGCTGTACATCGTCGAGGGCGACTCCGCCGGCGGCTCGGCCAAGTCCGGCCGTGACTCGATGTTCCAGGCGATCCTGCCGCTGCGCGGAAAGATCATCAACGTCGAGAAGTCCCGTATCGACAAGGTCCTCAAGAACACCGAGGTCCAGGCGATCATCACCGCTTTGGGTACGGGAATCCACGAAGAGTTCGACATAGAGAAGCTGCGGTATCACAAGATCGTGTTGATGGCCGACGCCGACGTCGACGGTCAGCACATCTCCACGCTGCTGCTCACCCTGATCTTCCGCTTTATGAAGCCGCTGGTGGAGAACGGAAACGTCTACCTGGCGCAGCCGCCCCTGTACAAGCTCAAGTGGAGCAAGGGCGAGCCTGACTTCGCCTACTCGGACCGGGAGCGGGACGAGCTGCTCAAGATCGGGCTGGAGAAGAAGCGCAAGATCAACGTGGAGGACGGGATCCAGCGCTACAAGGGTCTCGGTGAGATGAACCCCAAGGAGCTGTGGGAGACCACCATGGATCCGACGGTGCGCACCCTCCGCCTGGTCACGCTCGACGATGCCGCGGCCGCCGACGAGCTGTTCTCGATCCTCATGGGCGAGGACGTCGACGCGCGCCGCAACTTCATCACCCGAAACGCCCGGGACGTCCGCTTCCTCGACGTCTGACCGGTCCCGATCGGTGGACCCCTCGTAGACCAGCCCGGACATCGGCCCGGTCGACGAGGGGTCCGCCGATTCCGTCGCTGCGGCTCAGAAGTGCCCGCAATCGTTCGGTGCCGGGATCCCGGCCAGTCGATCGTTGACGAACTGCAGGGCGGGCCCGAAGTTGGTCACCGCCGCCGCGGCGTGGGTGACCCCCGGGATCAGTGGTGTGGTCTCGTACCGGAAGTGCACGGACGTGCCCTGCAGGCACCACTCTCGACCCAGTTGCTCGACCTGTCCCAGTGGGACGATGTCGTCGTTGATCCCGCCGGCCAGCATCACGGGGACGGCCGGCGCGCGGTTGCCGATCCGCTGGTGCTCGAGCACCTTGAGTGCCTCGGGTTCAGTGCGGATCAGCTCACCCAGACCCAGCCCCGAGTTGGTCCACTCGGTGGTGGTGCGCCCACCGTAGGCGCCGCGGGTGTCGGCCAGGCAGAGGCCGGCGAGGTCGTCGAGGGCGCGTCGGCCGGTGTCGTTGACGTGCCGGTCCACGACCCGCTGGATGGCGGGGTACCGCTCGACCATCCCGTTGATCGCGAAGCCGATCGCACCCGTCAGGCTGGAGCCGTCGATGTGGTCGAGGACCGCGAGCAGGTCTGCCGGGGGAGCCGAGGCGTAGGCGGCGCGGACGTCCAGTTCCGGGGCGTATTCCGGGGCCAGCTCGGCTGCGGCCGCTGATGCCCCGCCGCCCTGGGAGTGGCCCCAGAAGACCAGGGGCGACTCATGTCCTGTGAGGGTCCGCGCAGCCCGGGCGCCGTCGAGCATGGCGTGCGCCTGTTCCACGCGGTCCGAGTAGGTGTGGATGCCGGGCGTCCCGAGGCCGATGTAGTCCACGACCATCACCCGGAAGCCCTGGCCGGCCAGGACGAGCGCGAACCCCTCCTCGTAGGACACGACCGGCCCGCCTGATCGGGGATTGGTCCCCACTGCGGTCTCGACAGTGCGTGAGGGGGCGCACGGGTCGCCCTGACCCTGGGTTCCCGGCCCCAGCACGATGGTGGGTCTCGGGCCGGGCCCGTTCCACGGTGCGGTCGAGTCGTAGAACGCACCGGACGAGGCCACGGGACGACCGTCGACGTCGAGGGTCTGGTAGATCACGCGCTGAGCCGCGGCCGGCAGCGGGGAGGGGAGCGGCGGCAGACCGGGGACGGACACCGCGAGCGGCAGGTCGGCCGGTTCCGCGCGGAGGACCGCACCCGGGGAGTCGGGCGCGAGGTCCCGCGTGTCGTAGAAGCCCCCCGGCTGGTCGAACTGGACGTCGTCACCGTTCGGGGGCGGCTGGGTCGACGGTTGGGCGCCGACGGTACCGGGAAGGACGCTGAGGAGCGCGAACACCGATGTCGCCGCCACCGCCGCACGACGACGACCCCGGCGGACGGGCTGACTGCGGAAGCGCGACATGGAGGAAATGTTACGTGCGTCACCCCGCCCTGACACGGACTTGCGCCAACCTGACACGGTTCCGCCGGGTCACGACCGCAGCGACATGGGTGGGCCGGCCGAGGAGAGAAGTCAGGAGCGGTAGCGCCAGGACGTCGTGGCGGAACATCCGGTCCAGGACCTGCTCTGTCACGAGATAGCCAGGACCCGCTCCGTGACGAGATAATGGGGTGCCCGAGGCGTGCCCTCGAGACCGTTTCCCCAGGACCTATAGACTGGGCGGGTCGTACGGCCGCCGTCAGAGCACGCGCGTGCCCGCGACATCGTCTGCGAGAGAAGCCAGCGCGACGAGGAACCGAAGAGGAGCCCATGACGGACACGACGTTGCCGCCCGACGCCGGGGGACACGACCGCATCGAGCCGGTCGATATCCAGGCGGAGATGCAGAGAAGCTACATCGACTACTCGATGAGCGTCATCGTCGGGCGTGCGCTCCCGGACGTCCGGGACGGGCTCAAACCCGTACACCGCCGGATTCTCTACGCCATGTGGGACAACGGCTACCGGCCCGACCGCAGTTACGTGAAGTCCGCGAAGCCCGTCGCCGACACCATGGGCAACTACCACCCGCACGGCGACTCGGCGATCTACGACACCCTGGTCCGACTGGCCCAGCCGTGGGCGATGCGCTATCCGATGGTCGACGGCCAGGGCAACTTCGGTTCGCGCGGCAACGACGGCGCGGCCGCGATGCGTTACACCGAGTGCAAGATGACCCCGCTCGCCATGGAGATGGTGCGGGACATCGACAAGAACACGGTCGACTTCCAGCCCAACTACGACGGTAAGACCTCGGAGCCGGTGGTCCTGCCGTCCCGGGTGCCCAACCTGCTGATCAACGGCTCCAGTGGCATCGCGGTGGGTATGGCCACCAAGATGCCGCCGCACAACCTCCGCGAGGTCGCCGGAGCCGTCTACTGGGTTCTGGAGAACCCGGACGCCAGCGACGACGAGGCGCTCGATGCGTGCATGGGTTTCATCAAGGGACCGGACTTCCCGACCTACGGGTTCATCGTGGGGGACCAGGGGATCAAGGACGCCTACACCACCGGGCGCGGTTCGATCCGGATGCGCGGGAAGACCTCCATCGAGGAGGACGGCAACCGCACCGTCATCGTGATCACCGAGCTGCCCTACGAGGTCAACCCGGACAACATGATCCTGTCGATCGCCGAGCAGCTGCGCGACGGCAAGATCGCCGGCATCTCCAAGATCGACGACGAGTCGTCCGACCGCGTGGGCCTGCGGATCGTCATCACGCTCAAGCGTGACGCCGTGGCCAAGGTGGTGCTCAACAACCTCTACAAGCACTCACAGCTGCAGACGTCGTTCGGCGCCAACATGCTGTCGATCGTCGACGGTGTGCCGCGTACCCTGCCGATCCACCAGCTGGTGCGTCTGTACGTCACGCACCAGATCGAGGTCATCGTCCGGCGCACCCAGTACCTGCTGGACGAGGCCGAGAGGCGGGCCCACATCCTGCGCGGCCTGGTCAAGGCGCTCGACGCGCTCGACGAGGTCATCGCGCTCATCCGTCGGTCGCAGACCGTCGACATCGCCCGAGAGGGTCTCAAGGACCTCCTCGACATCGACGACGACCAGGCCCAGGCCATCCTCGACATGCAGCTCCGCCGCCTCGCGGCCCTGGAGCGGCAGAAGATCGTCGACCAGCTCGCCGCCATCGAGCTCGAGATCGCCGACTACAAAGACATCCTCGCCCGGCCCGAGCGGCAGCGGGCGATCGTCGGCGACGAACTCCGCGAGATCGTCGAGAAGTACGGCGACGACCGACGCACCGTGATCATCCCGGCCGACGGTGACGTCACCGACGAGGACCTGATCGCCCGCGAGGACGTCGTCGTCACCATCACGGAGACCGGATACGCCAAGCGGACCCGCACGGATCTCTATCGCGCCCAGAAGCGCGGCGGCAAGGGTGTGCGTGGGGCGGAGCTCAAGCAGGACGACATCGTCCGACACTTCTTCGTCTCCTCCACGCACGACTGGCTGCTGTTCTTCACCACCAAGGGCCGGGTCTACCGGGTCAAGGCCTACGAGCTGCCCGAGGCCAGCCGCACCGCCCGCGGCCAGCACGTGGCCAATCTCCTGGCATTCCAACCGGAGGAGCGCATCGCCGGGGTCATCCGGATCAAGGGCTACCAGGACGCGCCGTACCTGGTCCTGGCCACCCGGAACGGTCTGGTCAAGAAGTCCAAGCTCGAGGACTACGACTCCCCGCGCTCCGGCGGCCTCATCGCCGTCAACCTCCGCGACGGCGACGAGCTCGTCGGCGCCGCACTCGCCGGCCCCGAGGACGATCTGCTGTTGGTCTCCGAGAAGGGCCAGTCGATCCGCTTCCACGCCAACGACGACACGCTCCGCCCGATGGGCCGCGCGACGTCCGGCGTGATGGGGATGCGGTTCAACGACGGCGACGCGTTGCTGAGCATGTCGGTGGTCCGCTCCGAGATGGACGAGAACCAACTCTTCCTGCTGGTGGCCACCGAGCGCGGGTACTCCAAGCGCACCGCGCTGGCCGAGTACACGGCCCAGGGCCGCGGCGGCAAGGGCGTGCTCACGCTCATGTTCGATCCCAAGCGCGGCAAGCTGGTCGGTGCGACGATCATCGAGTTGCAGGACGAGCTCTACGCGATCACCTCCAGTGGCGGTGTGATCCGTACGTTCGCCAAGCAGGTGCGCAAGGCGGGCCGGCAGACCAAGGGCGTGCGCCTGATGAACCTGGCCGAGGGTGACTCGCTGTTGGCGATCGCCCGCAACGCCGACGAGCCCGACGACGACGACC
This Dietzia psychralcaliphila DNA region includes the following protein-coding sequences:
- a CDS encoding lipase family protein, with the translated sequence MSRFRSQPVRRGRRRAAVAATSVFALLSVLPGTVGAQPSTQPPPNGDDVQFDQPGGFYDTRDLAPDSPGAVLRAEPADLPLAVSVPGLPPLPSPLPAAAQRVIYQTLDVDGRPVASSGAFYDSTAPWNGPGPRPTIVLGPGTQGQGDPCAPSRTVETAVGTNPRSGGPVVSYEEGFALVLAGQGFRVMVVDYIGLGTPGIHTYSDRVEQAHAMLDGARAARTLTGHESPLVFWGHSQGGGASAAAAELAPEYAPELDVRAAYASAPPADLLAVLDHIDGSSLTGAIGFAINGMVERYPAIQRVVDRHVNDTGRRALDDLAGLCLADTRGAYGGRTTTEWTNSGLGLGELIRTEPEALKVLEHQRIGNRAPAVPVMLAGGINDDIVPLGQVEQLGREWCLQGTSVHFRYETTPLIPGVTHAAAAVTNFGPALQFVNDRLAGIPAPNDCGHF
- a CDS encoding DciA family protein, translating into MTDDQRRDPITPSDKPQRGYDIARQALEEARSRARADGKQVGRGRTGPVGSAKRLRKRGWTGSGADPWDPQPLGRLVGQVAKRRGWDDKVTTGRLFAEWDRIVGEDMSAHATPERLEEGVLYVRASSTAWATQLRLVAADILRKIAAAMGPGHVRRLKIEGPEKPSWRKGPLHVSGRGPRDTYG
- the recF gene encoding DNA replication/repair protein RecF (All proteins in this family for which functions are known are DNA-binding proteins that assist the filamentation of RecA onto DNA for the initiation of recombination or recombinational repair.); this encodes MHLRHLRLLDFRSWPLLELELEPGVTTLVGRNGHGKTNVLEAVGVLSTLRSHRVATEAPMIRSGTETALIAALAHNAGRELTVELALNSGKANRARLNTSPCRRLGDILGVVQSVLFAPEDLALVRGEPAERRRLLDELLVQRRPAHGGDLAEYSSVLRQRSALLKSASGALRRGRGGDAGAALDTLDVWDGRLAQLGARIVAGRIGLLEELRPLVVDAYRGLAPESRPAGLAYRFRVAAPPEESELTDSELVEAVLLAELGRRRQDEIDRGMSLVGPHRDDVFLTLGDEPAKGFASHGETWSFALALRLGSLELFRADGIEPVLLLDDVFAELDRHRRAALAEAAVGVEQVLVTAAVGEDVPDGLRGVRHDVVMTGQGVGRHSGMTVSRGTSGRDDGVSSGDGRDGDGIGDDVMDDGGNAVPDSEVET
- the gyrA gene encoding DNA gyrase subunit A, translated to MTDTTLPPDAGGHDRIEPVDIQAEMQRSYIDYSMSVIVGRALPDVRDGLKPVHRRILYAMWDNGYRPDRSYVKSAKPVADTMGNYHPHGDSAIYDTLVRLAQPWAMRYPMVDGQGNFGSRGNDGAAAMRYTECKMTPLAMEMVRDIDKNTVDFQPNYDGKTSEPVVLPSRVPNLLINGSSGIAVGMATKMPPHNLREVAGAVYWVLENPDASDDEALDACMGFIKGPDFPTYGFIVGDQGIKDAYTTGRGSIRMRGKTSIEEDGNRTVIVITELPYEVNPDNMILSIAEQLRDGKIAGISKIDDESSDRVGLRIVITLKRDAVAKVVLNNLYKHSQLQTSFGANMLSIVDGVPRTLPIHQLVRLYVTHQIEVIVRRTQYLLDEAERRAHILRGLVKALDALDEVIALIRRSQTVDIAREGLKDLLDIDDDQAQAILDMQLRRLAALERQKIVDQLAAIELEIADYKDILARPERQRAIVGDELREIVEKYGDDRRTVIIPADGDVTDEDLIAREDVVVTITETGYAKRTRTDLYRAQKRGGKGVRGAELKQDDIVRHFFVSSTHDWLLFFTTKGRVYRVKAYELPEASRTARGQHVANLLAFQPEERIAGVIRIKGYQDAPYLVLATRNGLVKKSKLEDYDSPRSGGLIAVNLRDGDELVGAALAGPEDDLLLVSEKGQSIRFHANDDTLRPMGRATSGVMGMRFNDGDALLSMSVVRSEMDENQLFLLVATERGYSKRTALAEYTAQGRGGKGVLTLMFDPKRGKLVGATIIELQDELYAITSSGGVIRTFAKQVRKAGRQTKGVRLMNLAEGDSLLAIARNADEPDDDDRLDAGSDKE
- the gyrB gene encoding DNA topoisomerase (ATP-hydrolyzing) subunit B, encoding MADAKSKASKKGSNDYGASSITVLEGLEAVRLRPGMYIGSTGPRGLHHLIWEVVDNSIDEAMAGHATGVKVTLLEDGGVEVIDDGRGIPVEMHESGMPTVQVVMTQLHAGGKFDSDSYAVSGGLHGVGISVVNALSTRVEVQIKRDGRLWQQDFDMAVPKELVDAGPAEGTGTRVRFWADPSIFESTEYEFDVVARRLQEMAFLNKGLTITLTDRRSRAEQAAELDAIADSEGRGSDSAPGSDEGSDIEHAVDAERAFVEGAVETTEPAAPVKVRERKRTFHYPDGLKDYVTAINKSKTAIHQTILYFEGKGTGHEVEVAMQWNSGYSESVHTFANTINTHEGGTHEEGFRAALTLLVNKYARDKKLLKEKDPNLTGDDIREGLAAVISAKISDPQFEGQTKTKLGNTEVKGFIQRQVSEHVGHWFEANPAEARVIINKGIASSQARVAARKAREMVRRKSATDIGGLPGKLADCRSKDPAKSELYIVEGDSAGGSAKSGRDSMFQAILPLRGKIINVEKSRIDKVLKNTEVQAIITALGTGIHEEFDIEKLRYHKIVLMADADVDGQHISTLLLTLIFRFMKPLVENGNVYLAQPPLYKLKWSKGEPDFAYSDRERDELLKIGLEKKRKINVEDGIQRYKGLGEMNPKELWETTMDPTVRTLRLVTLDDAAAADELFSILMGEDVDARRNFITRNARDVRFLDV
- the dnaN gene encoding DNA polymerase III subunit beta, which gives rise to MEITDPTFRVTREDFADSVAWVARTLPSRPSVPILGGVLLEADSGLTISGFDYETSAQVSVPAEVSEPGSTLVSGRLLADIARALPDRPVEVTVSAQKMYINCGTAKFTLPTMPVEDYPQLPAMPGVTGSAAVDAFSEAVAQVAVAAGKDDTLPMLTGIRMEIEGPRVTLIATDRFRLAIRDLEWEPAREDVAVEVLIPAKTLSEVTRSAGQGGRVDLSLGAGAEVGADGIMGVLVSGQRTTTRLLDAEFPKVRQLLPTQHTSMALVQVDSLVQAIKRVALVADRGVQVRMTFSEGELALSAGGDDAAQASETLPVEFLGEPLTIAFNPGYLLDGLGSMHSARVAFGFTQASRPAVLRPAPETLPSADADGAIAPVDSNHTYLLMPVRLPG